The Podospora pseudopauciseta strain CBS 411.78 chromosome 2 map unlocalized CBS411.78m_2, whole genome shotgun sequence genome has a window encoding:
- a CDS encoding uncharacterized protein (EggNog:ENOG503NW3N; COG:U), whose amino-acid sequence MPFLRRRGNVGSETDMRRHSLFDALPGVPPLKEPPIRAESSTSDLPAALTSVAEDAPAPPSPVPPSPASPTSPMELPRDSISVASTHAQEQPRASVSLALPDDSNKHRRFSMLRFRNASDSQLAAKAKLHAAAEKAPPMPRPPEIITTAPTTTFDGTAPRKKPSRMNFSMRLRRSGEISRTELAGNSNERLGLGTMGDRRVSLVPEESSSADSSANANGKQSVTFDEPSRASFSHAPPAYGDDHSSTLALPATRLSESSRSDASSGDRVYGSTTVTTQTIHTTTTFFKLGRRKKQTDSLFPIAHLQPKNKSSMTHNSNLSSSSLSVPNRVSTDRSTASKSSPNGSQLTPTPSRTPSRSGGSVSPSQTVTLFGKGNASPATALFRPNSRHSGHSSPTRTYIHRRGRSSTMSSLGNNTPRESVEEHLTLPSRTSMSTSRKSFGDLLGLSRLRHNTDSISSRHGTLTPATPASSASKNNSLQISRESIILPERRDDDTPARYLERLLEVVSRSVVAAALSKNTEPFAQAVLRSYMRGFMFFGDPMDMALRKLLMEAELPKETQQIDRFVQAFANRYHECNPGIYASPDQAYFIAFSLLILHTDVFNKNNKHKMQKADYLKNTRGEGIYEEVLEVFYDNITYTPFIHVEDDFDINGERIVPHKVKKKPFLLNAAPDPARRTIKEPVDPYAVILEGKLDLLRPNFRDVMHLDDPYSYLGTAKTLNMKELQKTFFKTGVLQIVSARSRPDAFMTEKTASNPEEAHPGIVDIKVTKVGLLWRKDAKKKKTRSPWQEWGAILTGAQLYFFRNTTWVKSLMHQQKDHLRKGCDGDPCIFKPPLEAFKPDALMSTDGAVALMDKSYNKHKHAFVYVKNGGLEEVLLAEDEDEMNDWLAKLNYAAAFRTSGVRMRGVIGGNIDGQGRRALRRLDGDNVQVIQTPTGEVTVSRSRIDHKMAQDILAARREIMMQKITDADEKLKEVEKTLADQHRNARHLSLLTPISQKTRDSLLLAGARIAAQLKWTRMEIWKLKCHRDILSLDLEEERQLLDTPADSQLQVPITREDSRGSSLTAQKSPRSPAPLSLTRTSTVTSKSEGSSPVTEVFQTPPTSATSTSFLKQERTWESPAAVLDQNDNRKASVSTAISVSSTPATPSRKRAESSTTVEKPKFEGPGEDVDADERDLLAKAGLLEAASSETKPSTAADEPFDTPERRGRHSNSTSADRLEKTNIRRSLQRTLREGAGHLSHHRHRKGKDSTSSATNADEGSRDSPDSFPRSTGSFVVHGKKASVINFNNDLQIQGLTAEERIRQRMHRGDDAGSVRTGPSDGTDFQSILTARSVSEREHRGSAASASTATARSFRELHRKYSSAQAAHKTIGSLALPSDEDSDAAISFSDGRHTPLPPIDGEEEENAISTNALTTALENAVVEEEEDDDDDDLPTAREERNTVYFTPPPGSPVKEEDDGDGEGDDGVVLQKDGGERMASPPPLQCVGA is encoded by the exons ATGCCGTTTTTACGACGCCGCGGCAATGTTGGCAGTGAGACGGATATGAGACGGCACTCGCTGTTTGACGCCCTGCCCGGTGTTCCCCCGTTGAAGGAGCCGCCCATCCGTGCCGAATCATCGACCTCGGACTTGCCCGCCGCCCTGACGTCGGTTGCAGAAGATGCTCCCGCACCGCCCTCTCCtgttcctccctctcctgcctcGCCTACCTCGCCCATGGAGCTGCCCCGCGATAGCATCTCGGTGGCTTCGACCCACGCCCAGGAACAGCCTCGCGCCTCCGTCTCCCTTGCCCTGCCCGACGACTCCAACAAGCACCGGCGCTTCTCCATGCTGAGATTCCGTAATGCTTCCGACTCCCAGCTAGCAGCCAAGGCGAAATTGCACGCAGCGGCCGAGAAAGCTCCTCCCATGCCCCGCC CTCCTGAGATCATCACCACGGCCCCGACCACCACGTTTGACGGAACCGCCCCTCGAAAGAAGCCATCCCGAATGAACTTTTCAATGCGATTACGCCGCTCTGGAGAGATTTCCAGGACCGAGCTAGCCGGTAATTCGAACGAGAGATTGGGCCTGGGTACAATGGGGGACAGGAGAGTGTCACTTGTTCCAGAGGAAAGCAGCAGTGCCGATAGCAGCGCGAATGCGAACGGGAAGCAGAGTGTCACTTTTGACGAACCATCTCGGGCATCCTTTTCTCATGCGCCACCGGCTTATGGGGATGATCATTCATCGACGCTTGCACTGCCTGCCACCAGGTTATCAGAATCCTCGAGATCCGATGCCAGCTCAGGGGACAGGGTGTATGGGAGCACCACAGTAACAACTCAAACTATACATACTACTACCACCTTTTTCAAGCTGGGGCGGCGGAAGAAACAGACGGACTCTCTTTTTCCCATTGCCCACCTACAGCCCAAGAACAAGTCTTCGATGACGCACaactccaacctctccagctcATCGCTATCCGTACCGAACAGAGTCAGCACGGATAGGTCGACTGCCAGCAAATCATCCCCCAATGGCTCCCAGCTCACGCCGACTCCTTCTAGGACACCATCTCGGAGTGGCGGGTCAGTCTCACCGAGCCAAACTGTCACATTATTTGGCAAAGGGAATGCCTCACCAGCAACTGCCCTGTTTCGGCCGAATTCAAGGCACTCTGGTCACTCTTCACCTACGAGAACTTACATCCACCGGAGGGGCCGTTCGTCGACCATGAGCTCCCTCGGTAACAATACGCCTAGGGAGTCCGTGGAGGAACATTTGACTCTTCCATCAAGGACATCCATGTCGACCAGCCGCAAGAGCTTTGGTGACCTTCTCGGTCTTAGCAGGTTACGACACAATACCGATTCCATATCCTCGCGGCATGGAACCCTTACCCCGGCCACCCCTGCCTCGAGCGCATCCAAGAATAACTCGCTCCAGATATCGCGTGAGTCCATCATCCTCCCGGAGCGTCGGGATGATGATACTCCCGCCAGATATCTCGAGCGGCTGTTGGAAGTTGTCAGCCGTAGTGTGGTGGCGGCTGCTCTCTCCAAGAACACCGAGCCCTTTGCACAGGCCGTGCTTCGAAGTTATATGCGTGGATTTATGTTTTTTGGTGATCCAATGGACATGGCTCTGAGAAAACTGCTGATGGAAGCCGAACTTCCTAAGGAGACGCAGCAGATCGACCGTTTTGTCCAGGCATTTGCCAACCGGTATCACGAGTGCAACCCCGGCATCTATGCTTCACCAGACCAGGCCTATTTTATTGCCTTTTCCCTCTTGATCCTACACACCGATGTCTTCAATAAGAACAACAAGCACAAGATGCAGAAAGCGGATTACCTCAAAAACACTCGAGGAGAGGGCATTTATGAGGAGGTCTTGGAGGTCTTTTACGACAACATCACATATACCCCTTTTATTCACGTCGAGGATGATTTCGACATCAACGGAGAGCGGATCGTCCCACacaaggtgaagaagaagccgtTCCTGTTGAATGCAGCGCCCGATCCAGCGCGACGGACGATAAAGGAGCCCGTCGATCCATACGCTGTTATTCTCGAGGGAAAACTGGATTTGCTACGGCCAAACTTTAGAGATGTGATGCACCTGGATGACCCGTACAGCTACCTCGGAACGGCAAAGACGCTGAACATGAAGGAGCTCCAGAAGACCTTCTTCAAGACCGGTGTCTTACAGATTGTTTCGGCAAGATCCCGACCCGATGCCTTCATGACGGAAAAGACAGCTTCGAATCCGGAGGAGGCCCATCCTGGTATCGTGGATATCAAGGTCACAAAGGTCGGGCTGTTGTGGAGGAAAGAtgccaaaaagaagaagacgaggtcTCCCTGGCAAGAGTGGGGTGCCATCCTCACAGGTGCCCAGCTCTACTTCTTCCGGAACACCACCTGGGTCAAGTCGTTGATGCATCAGCAAAAGGACCATCTCCGAAAGGGCTGCGATGGGGATCCCTGCATCTTCAAACCGCCCCTTGAGGCCTTCAAGCCCGACGCGCTGATGTCAACAGACGGCGCCGTGGCTTTGATGGACAAGAGCTATAACAAACACAAGCACGCATTCGTGTATGTCAAGAATGGCGGGCTTGAGGAGGTTTTGCTGgcggaagacgaggatgagatgAATGACTGGCTGGCCAAGCTCAATTATGCTGCTGCGTTTAGGACCTCTGGTGTGCGCATGCGAGGTGTGATAGGAGGGAATATCGATGGTCAGGGGCGCAGAGCGCTCAGGAGACTGGATGGCGATAATGTGCAGGTGATCCAGACACCGACCGGAGAGGTGACGGTTTCGCGCAGCCGCATTGACCACAAGATGGCACAGGATATTTTGGCCGCGCGGAGGGAGATCATGATGCAGAAGATTACTGATGCTGACGAGAAGCTCAAAGAAGTCGAAAAGACACTTGCCGACCAGCACCGGAATGCCCGACATCTTTCGCTTCTGACCCCTATTTCGCAAAAGACCCGCGACTCGTTGCTTTTGGCGGGTGCGAGGATTGCTGCGCAGCTGAAGTGGACGCGGATGGAAATATGGAAACTGAAGTGTCACCGTGATATTCTCTCTTTGGATTTGGAAGAGGAGCGCCAGCTTCTCGATACTCCTGCGGACTCGCAGTTGCAGGTGCCTATCACTAGGGAAGACTCGAGGGGCAGCAGCCTTACAGCCCAGAAGAGTCCTCGGTCGCCCGCTCCGCTCTCCCTCACCAGAACCTCAACCGTCACATCGAAATCTGAAGGCTCATCGCCAGTCACCGAGGTCTTTCAGACGCCGCCGACCAGTGCGACCTCTACGAGCTTCCTTAAGCAGGAACGGACATGGGAGTCGCCGGCCGCGGTTCTTGATCAAAACGATAATCGCAAGGCTTCGGTCTCGACGGCCATCTCAGTCAGCTCTACCCCAGCTACGCCATCTCGAAAGAGGGCCGAGTCCAGCACGACTGTTGAAAAGCCCAAGTTTGAGGGACCAGGTGAAGATGTGGATGCGGACGAGCGTGACCTGCTTGCCAAGGCTGGACTTTTGGAAGCCGCTAGCTCGGAGACCAAGCCCTCGACGGCTGCCGATGAGCCGTTTGATACGCCCGAGAGGCGTGGCCGCCACTCCAACAGCACCTCAGCCGATCGGCTCGAAAAGACGAATATCCGGCGCAGTCTCCAGCGCACCCTTAGAGAGGGCGCCGGTCACCTCtcgcaccaccgccaccggaAGGGCAAGGATTCAACGTCCAGTGCCACCAATGCCGACGAGGGCAGTCGCGATTCACCGGATAGCTTCCCTCGCAGCACGGGCTCCTTTGTCGTACACGGCAAGAAGGCTTCGGTGatcaacttcaacaacgACCTCCAGATCCAAGGTCTGACGGCTGAAGAGCGCATCCGGCAACGAATGCACCGTGGCGACGACGCAGGCAGTGTTCGGACCGGCCCGAGCGACGGCACGGACTTTCAATCCATCCTCACTGCTCGGTCTGTATCCGAGCGCGAACACCGGGGATCTGCCGCCAGCGCGAGCACGGCCACGGCCCGAAGTTTCCGGGAGCTGCACAGGAAGTACTCGTCGGCTCAAGCGGCCCACAAGACCATTGGCAGCCTCGCGCTGCCGTCTGATGAGGATAGCGATGCGGCTATCAGCTTTTCTGACGGTCGGCACACGCCCCTTCCGCCtattgatggggaggaggaggagaatgccATTTCGACGAATGCGCTGACGACGGCGTTAGAGAATgcggttgtggaggaggaggaggatgatgacgatgatgatctTCCTACcgcgagggaggagaggaacaCGGTTTATTTTACTCCGCCGCCGGGCAGTccggtgaaggaggaggatgatggggatggggagggagatgatggggtggtgctgcagaaggatgggggggagaggatggcgagTCCACCGCCGTTGCAGTGTGTTGGTGCTTGA
- the FUR1 gene encoding Uracil phosphoribosyltransferase, synthesizes UMP from uracil (EggNog:ENOG503NUU8; COG:T; COG:Z): MTEEVAPVKCVGPEYRAEDQKPTATVSTVVHFDNVTVLPQTPQLIALLSIIRNHSTARGDFVFYSNRIIRLLVEEGLNHLPTISHTVTTPVGRPYDGLSFQGKIAGVSIMRAGEAMEQGLRDCCRSVRIGKILIQRDEETAQPKLFYDKLPEDIADRWVLLLDPMLATGGSAIMAVDVLKSRGVPEERILFLNVLASPEGIKNFAEKFPASRVVTAFVDEGLDEKNYIIPGLGDFGDRYYTR; encoded by the exons ATGACCGAAGAAGTCGCCCCCGTCAAGTGCGTCGGCCCCGAATACCGCGCCGAAGACCAAAagcccaccgccaccgtctCAACCGTCGTCCACTTTGACAATGTCAccgtcctcccccaaaccccccagcTAATCGCCCTCCTCTC CATCATCCGCAACCACTCCACCGCCCGCGGCGACTTCGTCTTCTACTCCAACCGcatcatccgcctcctcgtcgaggaaggcctcaaccacctccccaccatctcccacaccgtcaccacccccgtcgGCCGCCCCTACGATGGCCTCTCCTTCCAGGGAAAAATCGCCGGCGTCTCCATCATGCGCGCCGGCGAGGCCATGGAGCAAGGACTCCGCGACTGCTGCCGCTCGGTGAGGATCGGCAAGATCCTGATCCAGCGCGACGAGGAGACTGCCCAGCCGAAGCTGTTTTATGACAAGCTGCCCGAGGATATTGCGGATAGAtgggtgctgttgttggatCCTATGCTTGCTACTG GCGGCTCTGCCATCATGGCAGTGGATGTTCTCAAGTCGCGTGGTGTTCCTGAGGAGAGGATTCTATTCTTGAACGTGCTTGCTAGCCCGGAGGGGATCAAGAACTTTGCGGAAAAGTTCCCTGcgtcgagggtggtgactgCTTTTGTGgatgaggggttggatgagaAGAA CTACATCATCCCAGGCCTTGGTGACTTTGGCGACAGATATTATACCCGGTGA
- a CDS encoding uncharacterized protein (COG:S; EggNog:ENOG503P1RR) — MASTSETDFGYAPQKKVTTYGKLARRRPKASAVGTLRHAESAPIVPSVSSLNKSPTTSPEPSPAPASASASRTLVSSKGKLQNIRKAGRDASSKPSDVSHSQPLPDPYDIYAIEDEPEEDTRPKKRRLARVQSERTSKTSLPYSTPELSPEKAPSPEPVTRRSDPKDRSSVVPRSRQTPERDVHMQDAPPPAAPLFSVKTTKILKNLSVGTKNKSSKKPEPEKTQIPIRLSGPRSSSSKPPPPIEIEPTSLPTSAPESIPQSQPGKAPKKRRLIDTLVEQADEESESEEDAFSSQDSHISKTRRSPALRDSSPEPADKGRTMARPVLTARKSGPKFTYSQQRSMLAEEDPLFGNGGLGGGLDDMSSKGALFNIGRLTKSAALSKFAYLDEEEELGNSGAVQSIHELRQAGANSRFADEMGDIVDRIGVPSPKASSLRKGALLELAQKMKTKEFRRQFRDHSGDEALFRSLGEETDLVCGYSILAIVATLLAASPSAHLIQQLRSQGFAALLKRLLDQEEDISRLVRDRKHNVSKNMQTTLGTVKASVLELPAWKPAPPGSLSPRTLALKCLELLLRQSTRVSEDEFFSPAITDLLFGYLKDGTSNPDSWGFPGHENSWDFALSLHVVEGLSLDAMQSSRLSARWTRKYTPIVADLLEGALSKPVEGFGDELEGLVLRTSINVTNHNPDACRLFVERGLLGRLAGGAWGAFGMVMKVEVKVKEEGGFRGRGLLDGLIIMLGVMINFCVYYPPAGETLAGEGGLEGLIGVFADNHLKMADADSMEKTQLNVALGYLSILLGYLCLHEPIKERFVRVHPKKSLQPLLDSVNEFIALHIKAAGVNGDGGEGGGSIERLKGLSEQLAARNY; from the exons ATGGCCAGCACCAGTGAGACCGACTTTGGCTATGCGCCCCAAAAAAAGGTCACCACTTATGGCAAACTTGCACGAAGAAGACCCAAAGCTTCCGCCGTTGGCACCCTCAGGCATGCCGAGTCTGCGCCCATCGTTCCCAGCGTGTCCTCTCTCAACAAGTCACCCACGACCTCACCTGAGCCTTCGCCTGCgcctgcctctgcctctgcctcccGCACCCTCGTTTCCAGCAAGGGGAAATTACAAAACATACGTAAAGCTGGCCGTGACGCGTCTTCGAAGCCTTCCGATGTCTCTCACAGTCAGCCCCTACCTGATCCTTACGATATCTACGCCATTGAAGATGAACCTGAAGAGGACACTCGgcccaagaagaggaggctaGCTCGTGTGCAGTCAGAAAGGACGAGCAAGACCTCGCTTCCCTACTCAACACCAGAATTATCCCCTGAAAAGGCACCCTCTCCTGAACCTGTCACCCGGCGATCGGACCCGAAAGATAGATCCTCGGTGGTCCCCAGATCTCGACAGACACCTGAGCGAGATGTCCATATGCAGGATGCCCCACCGCCCGCTGCGCCTCTCTTCTCAGTGAAGACCACCAAGATCTTGAAGAACCTAAGCGTTGGTACAAAAAATAAATCCTCCAAAAAGCCCGAGCCCGAGAAGACGCAGATTCCAATACGCCTTTCCGGTCCAcgatcatcctcctcgaagcCTCCGCCCCCGATCGAAATTGAACCTACATCTCTGCCCACCTCAGCACCCGAATCGATCCCGCAAAGTCAGCCAGGAAAGGCTCCGAAGAAGAGGCGGTTAATTGACACCTTGGTCGAACAGGCAGATGAAGAAAGTGAATCAGAAGAGGACGCATTCTCGTCGCAAGACTCACACATCTCCAAAACCAGACGTTCTCCAGCCCTGCGGGACTCTAGTCCAGAACCCGCAGACAAGGGAAGAACTATGGCGCGTCCGGTATTGACAGCCAGGAAGTCGGGACCCAAGTTTACCTACAGCCAGCAGAGGTCCATGCTGGCGGAAGAGGACCCGTTGTTTGGCAACGGcggtttgggtggtggtctggACGACATGTCGTCCAAAGGCGCATTATTCAACATTGGGCGGCTCACCAAAAGCGCCGCCCTCAGCAAGTTTGCTTAcctcgacgaagaagaagagttgGGGAACAGCGGCGCTGTTCAGAGTATCCACGAATTGCGACAGGCAGGCGCAAATAGTCGATTTGCTGATGAGATGGGTGATATCGTTGATCGCATCGGCGTTCCGTCACCAAAGGCTTCATCTTTGCGCAAAGGCGCGTTGCTGGAGCTGGCGCAGAAGATGAAGACCAAGGAGTTTCGGCGTCAGTTTCGGGATCACAGCGGGGATGAGGCTCTGTTCCGGTcgctgggggaggagactGACCTTGTGTGTGGGTATTCTATCCTGGCCATCGTCGCTACACTTTTGGCGGCGTCGCCTTCGGCGCATCTTATTCAGCAGTTACGATCGCAGGGTTTTGCTGCGCTTCTCAAGCGGCTGCTTGATCAGGAAGAAGATATTAGTCGGCTGGTGAGAGACAGGAAGCACAACGTTTCGAAAAATATGCAAACGACTTTGGGGACGGTGAAAGCTTCTGTTCTTGAGCTTCCGGCGTGGAAACCAGCTCCGCCGGGCTCGTTGTCGCCGCGGACACTGGCGCTGAAGTGTCTGGAGCTTTTACTTAGGCAGTCGACGCGGGTGTCGGAGGATGAGTTTTTTTCGCCTGCTATCACTGATCTTTTATTCGGTTACCTTAAGGACGGGACGTCTAACCCGGACAGCTGGGGTTTTCCTGGCCACGAAAACTCGTGGGATTTTGCGCTCTCTCTCCACGTAGTAGAAGGGCTCTCTCTCGACGCGATGCAGTCTTCCCGTCTCAGTgcgaggtggacgaggaAATACACGCCGATCGTGGCGGACTTGCTGGAGGGGGCGCTGAGCAagccggtggaggggtttggcgacgagctggaggggttggtgctgAGGACGTCGATTAACGTCACGAATCACAACCCTGACGCGTGCCGGTTGTTTGTCGAGAGGGGGctgctggggaggttggcgggggGGGCGTGGGGCGCGtttgggatggtgatgaaggtggaggtgaaggtgaaggaggagggggggtttagGGGACGGGGGCTGCTGGATGGGCTGATTATCATGCTGGGGGTGATGATTAATTTCTGTGTTTACTACCCCCCTGCGGGTGAGACGctggctggggagggagggttggaggggttgattgGGGTTTTTGCTGATAATCATTTGAAGATGGCGGAT GCCGACTCGATGGAGAAGACGCAGTTGAATGTGGCGCTGGGGTATTTGAGCATACTATTGGGGTATCTGTGTCTGCACGAGCCGATCAAAGAGAGGTTTGTGAGGGTGCACCCCAAGAAGAGCTTGCAGCCGCTGCTGGATTCGGTCAATGAGTTTATTGCGCTGCATATcaaggcggcgggggtgaatggggatgggggggaaggggggggttcgattgagaggttgaaggggttgagTGAGCAGTTGGCTGCGAGGAATTATTGA